The genome window tttacatatatactgtatactgtatagcaATACTGTATAACAATCCCTTACCATTAGGCACTATTGTATTAATGAATGACAATGTGAGGAGCGTTAGCCCGAACCATGTATGTCAAGGTGATCTCTGTTCAATGTCAAAGAGGGGATACTGTAGCTCTTACAGCCAACACAGTTCCTGTGTCCCATGTCCATCAAGTTAtgtctcactctttctctgtctcagtctttctctgtctcactctttctctgtctcactATTAATCTGTCTCACTCTTTCCCTGTCTCAGTTtttctctgtctcactctttctctgtctcactctttctctgcctcactctttctctgtctcactctttCCCTGTCTCAGTTTTTCTCCgtctcactctttctctgtctcagtCTTTCTCTGTCTCAGTCTTTCCAACTTGAGAGCTCAAGGtgcatatactgtacctgtaaagtgactacattacccatagtcctcctctgttctctttagccccacccatcacTTATTAACAGGGCGAATCAGCTCTTTCCCTCTCCATGGCCTCCTCcatctcatccatctctctctcacagtccTCACAGCCCTCTGGCCCACACCCTcctagcaacactagagttggtACATCCCCGTTCCCCACCCCCATCACGGTCCCGTCAGGCGCCCACGCCACGTCAATCATCCCGTTTGGGCACTGCAATAGGCCGCTGACAGAGTAGAGCCCGCTCCCGGGGACCACCTCATCGTAGGGAGGGGCGTGGCTGGCGGTGCGGGCCTCCTCCAATCGGAGCCTCTGTTTGTGGCGCAGCTCGATGATGGTCTTGGTGTaagagttgagggtgaagactgCAGCTCCCATACAACAGCTGAAGGAGATCCACGCCAGGCTGAGGAGAggccacagagagagggggaggggtcattagagagagagggctATGAAAGAAGGGTCCCTACTATTCACTACTAAGAGTGTGAATGAATCCCCACGCGAATGACCAGCCGTAGTCCCAGGTCTGAGGCCTCCAGTCTTTAGGGCCAACGATGACAGTCATCTGGAACACTGTGGTGTACATCATGTGGGCCACCATCCCCATCAgacctggagggggagagagaaaagcatTGATTTActgtttcattcattcattaactGAACATCTTGTCTAGAGGATGGGAggcagacagagataaagaggagaAGTCTGGAGGTGTAAAGAAGGATATGAACAAGATAAGTGCTTCATGCAGTAAAGAcaggcgagggagggagggagggagggagggagggagggagggagggagggagggagggagggagggagggagggagggagggagggagggagtagaggcaTTACCTGACAGTACGGTGCAGATGGCAGCATAGGCGTTGATTTTGAGAGCGTGTATCTCCTTATGGGAACACAACAACTCCAGCCACATCAACAGAAAGCCCATTCCCAATAGACCGATGTAAGTGAACTCAGATATCACCGATAGCCATAACACAcctggagacacacacagacacgtttgttttactatccttgtgcggaccaaacaattgattcccattcaaaatcctattttccctaaaccctaacccttaacctcaacctcctaaccctaattgtaaccctaaacctaacccctgagcctaaaatagcctttttccttgtccCCACATGTCCGAACTTCCCCAcatctggtccccacaaggataataaaaccaaacacacacacactgtatcaaTGGGAGGCCCATCCTCAAAATAACATCATGCAAAACTAGACACCACAggcaaagaggaagagagagacagagagagagagagagagagagagagagagagagagagagagagagagagagagagagagagagagagagagagagagagagagacagagagagagagacagagagagagagagacagagagagagagatagatagagagagagagaacacaccttGTGTTTCACCAGGAGTCAGCTCAATAAAGCTGCGACACTTCTCACCTGGAAAGATTTAGAACAATATTAGCGGTTTTCAACTTTTTGTGAGAGAAAAGTAAAGTGTGCTTGTAGCCTTTCTCACCATCAACGTGTTTCTCACAGCTCTCCCAGAAGCCAGTGTGGAAGTATCTGAAGGTGTActtgtcctctcctgtctcccagATGTAGTGGACAGCATTGTCCAGCTGTCTCTGGCGGATCTTAGCCAGTTCATCTCTCCTCTGGGGGGACAGGGTTCTGTTGTATGGGTTCTGAGTTGGGCTCTCTGGGGAGAGTAGAATATTATCTTGGTATCTTCCATCTGATGACAGTGGAACTGTATCTTTCTGTTCACCTCTCTTAACTTCCTGTGCAATATTTGTTCCACACAACACATACCTGAACATTCTGAGTAAACCCCTAAATTCTTTAAAAAGGATAAAACCCTTATCCTTATCCTTCACAGCCTCCTGCTGTGGTTAGCGTGTGTGTCAGGTGATCCTCCTGCTGTGGTTAGCGTGTGTGTCAGGTGAGCCTCCTGCTGTGGTTAGTGTGTGTATCAGGTGAACCTCCTGCtgtggttagtgtgtgtgtcaggtgagcCTCCTGCtgtggttagtgtgtgtgtcaggtgagcCTCCTGCtgtggttagtgtgtgtgtcaggtgagcCTCCTGCTGTGGTTAGTGTGTGTATCAGGTAAACCTCCTGCTGTGGTTAGCGTGTGTGTCAGGTGAGCCTCCTGCtgtggttagtgtgtgtgtcaggtgagcCTCCTGCTGTGGTTAGCGTGTGTATCAGGTGAGCCTCCTGCTGTGGTTAGTGTGTGTATCAGGTGAGCCTCCTGCTGTGGTTAGCGTGTGTATCAGGTGAGCCTCCTGCTGTGGTTAGCGTGTGTGTCAGGTGAGCCTCCTGCTGTGGTTAGCGTGTATGTCAGGTGAGCCTCCTGCTGTGGTTAGCGTGTGTATCAGGTGAGCCTCCTGCTGTGGTTAGCGTGTGTGTCAGGTGAGCCTCCTGCTGTGGTTAGCGTGTGTGTCAGGTGAGCCTCCTGCTGTGGTTAGCGTGTGTATCAGGTGAGCCTCCTGCTGTGGTTAGCGTGTGTATCAGGTGAGCCTCCTGCTGTGGTTAGCGTGTATGTCAGGTGAGCCTCCTGCTGTGGTTAGCGTGTGTATCAGGTGAGCCTCCTGCTGTGGTTAGCGTGTGTGTCAGGTGAGCCTCCTGCTGTGGTTAGCGTGTGTGTCAGGTGAGCCTCCTGCTGTGGTTAGCGTGTGTGTCAGGTGAGCCTCCTGCTGTGGTTAGCGTGTGTGTCAGGTGAGCCTCCTGCTGTGGTTAGCGTGTGTATCAGGTAAGCCTCCTGCTGTGGTTAGCGTGTGTATCAGGTGAGCCTCCTGCTGTGGTTAGCGTGTGTATCAGGTGAGCCTCCTGCTGTGGTTAGCGTGTGTGTCAGGTGAGCCTCCTGCTGTGGTTAGCGTGTGTATCAGGTGAGCCTCCTGCTGTGGTTAGCGTGTGTGTCAGGTGAGCCTCCTGCTGTGGTTAGCGGTGCTACAGTACGTACTGAACACTGCAGCTCTCTAACTGGATTAATGTATGGAGTTATAAAGTGTTCATCTCAATCTCACTGGATTATGCACAATACAGACCAGGGAGCAGAGAGGACAGGACAAAACCCCAGGATTCATCTGCATTCCTCACACCCAGCAGATTACAGCTCAGAGAAAAGTTGTTTTCAATGAGGGATGTGGAGGCAGGTTTGAAAGGTTAGATGAAATATGTACAGTATCATAAACCTTGGGAGAATAGGGGAAGAGGCCACATAAGTGGCCAGAACGTACTGCTGAGATGATCAACTGACAACTTCTTTGAAAACAGTTGATTTGGAGTAAAAAACTAAATCAGACTGGCATCTTTTGGCCATTTGGGAGCACTTGGATGAGGGTTGTGATGGGGTTTCAACCCAAGTGGGCATGAAGAGCAAGGCAGACTatcacccaacacacacacacaagcatgcacacatcagaagacactttctctctcacacacacacacagtcagaagaCAGTATGTCATAAATGGCTGGCAGATGTCACCATGGTGTTACAGTTGTGTAATTCTTATGTGAAACACTGTCCTTCTATTTGTCTAACACTTAGATGGGTACTTGAACCTAATGAATGCAGTTCAGACTCCCTTGTACATCCAAACGTTTAGATAATAGCTTAGGGCTGGTAGGATCCGTAGGGCTGACTAGTGATGACAGTAACAGGATATACATATATCACAGTGAGGGGTGGGTCAATAAGTTAGGGTGACACTGGGTGTGTTGAGAGTGCCACAGGAAATGACATCACAATTACACAGGTGACAGTTACGTGCGTGGCATACCTGTGGTGTAGGGTTCACTGTTGTTCTGCCCACAGTTCCTCATCTTGACcggagacaggcagagaggctTGACCACCTTGTGAGTCCCTTCACACCAGTAGGAGGTGCAGAGAGCCAGGATGGACAGGGCCAGAGCCAGAgtggtcagggtcagggacagcaGGGAGCGTGACCGACGAGACATGTTCTCCAACATGGCcacacagggaggaggggagagggtaagAGAAGGTCAAGAAGGAGGGatagggtgggaggagaggaagtgtgtAGAGACTCAGGGCAGgggaaggagaagaagaggatgATGAAAGACAGATGGACAAAGGGAGGAAGATGGGATATAAGTATCAACAGCAGTATGTGAGGATGAAgttgttgttggtgatgtagAGGATGATGAAGAAGATGATGACAGTTCTGGTGATAGATTGAAATCAGTGAAAGAGAGTTTCAAAAAGAAAGAACAGAGTAAAAAAACAAGAGAAGATAAAAACAATGTAGAGAACAGATGAGAAAATGGGGACAAAGGGAAAGCaagaatagagagagaaggggaaagagagagagtccgataAGATTCTGTCAAGTTAAAAGAGGGATGGAAAATAAGAGGTGGACAGAATGGACAAATGAACAAAGGAGAGGGGTCACACCAGGAGAAAAGAAAGGGATGGGAGGAGGACATGTCTGTCCAACCAGGACCGAAGGTTTCTGCTGTTATAGATCCCTAGGGCTCTTCACTCTAACCATTCAACAGTAATGGGAGTCAATAGATCACTAGCCCCTAGCCGCCTTTCATCATAAACCTTAGAGAGCTATCTGATACGCTATGTAGATCTCTGTCGCCTAACTTTTCACTCTAGTCCTACAGTGAGTTTTGATCATACAGACTTGATACAGTACTATCAGATCCAGCCGTAAAACGTATCATCAAATGTAGAGATATTATTGGAATACATTTTGCTTCGGTGTACAAGTGTTTTCCGTATGATCACATCTTAGGGCAGATACAGTATATCTTACTCATAGTAATGCTCAGGGTGACGGGTCGTACAGGTCCAAGAGTTCACATCTTAGGGCAGATACAGTATATCTTACTCATAGTAATGCTCAGGGTGACGGGTCGTACAGGTCCAAGAGTTCACAGTGTGTTTGCATATGGTTCTGGAGGTATTAGTAATCCATACCGTTCTGTGACCTGCACCCCGTTATTAACTTTCTACTTCCTGATTAAGAGGTTCTGGCCTGCCTCTACCTCTCACGGCATCCTCCTCACGACTTAAAGTAGAGGAAAAAGATGGAAGGAATAAAATGTACAGATTACTTTTTTTGATGAAATCATTAGTTAAGCCTCTGATCTAAATCATTTTTTCTGGTAATCCACGTTAATCTGCTCTAATCTGTTTGTGTTAGGTGTGTTAGAGTGTGAAACCCACTCTGGCTTtctctcctggtctctctctcacactgttcGCGATCCCTGCAATGTTAACACAGGACAGATTAACCAGTTAGTATGACTGCCGATCACTGTAATATCACTAGAATCTTCAAGTCAGTCTCAGTGGGAAGtatgggtgctgagggtgctgcaggaccccctgaaaaatctgaataaaaaaaaaagtttaataaaATACTACTAGCTTTACTAGTTCTGTATTAGCGGACTGATACAGCCGCCTGTAACTTGGGCAAAAACCCGCACCCTCAAActacttcccacggctatgtCCGGTGAAAAACTTTTCAGATTTGCAGCTATTGTTTACATAGGCCATTATATTCAAGTTTAATACCCAACACATTCTGTAGCAGTCAATAAACTGAAATCCATTGGCATAACAAATGGGCAATGAATCAACAAATGTTAAACACAAAATGGCCTACTGTACGTTAAAAACCCAGTGCCATTTCATTATACctgcatttcactacacccacaataacatctgctaaatatgtgtatgcgaccaataaaatgtgattttcccTATAATCCTCAGTTACCAACAGCAATATTCTCTTTGTCATTTCAGTTgcaatttttgtattttttaaaggaAGGACTGCAAGATATATAAACAACCATACAGAGCACATGAGGAAGTACATCATTCTTTTCTCCATGCCAAACTCTTAACAGCTTATTCAGTTCTAAGAACTACTAATTCTTAGCCTGAAATTTGGCACCAAATCGAAACTGCATCGTTGCCTCACTACAGAAGAAACAGAAGTCTATTTTTCTCGAGACAACATCCATCACTACAATGCAATCTTTCTACTGCCGTCTTTTGCTGACATTT of Salvelinus alpinus chromosome 4, SLU_Salpinus.1, whole genome shotgun sequence contains these proteins:
- the LOC139572346 gene encoding germ cell-specific gene 1-like protein, whose amino-acid sequence is MLENMSRRSRSLLSLTLTTLALALSILALCTSYWCEGTHKVVKPLCLSPVKMRNCGQNNSEPYTTESPTQNPYNRTLSPQRRDELAKIRQRQLDNAVHYIWETGEDKYTFRYFHTGFWESCEKHVDGEKCRSFIELTPGETQGVLWLSVISEFTYIGLLGMGFLLMWLELLCSHKEIHALKINAYAAICTVLSGLMGMVAHMMYTTVFQMTVIVGPKDWRPQTWDYGWSFALAWISFSCCMGAAVFTLNSYTKTIIELRHKQRLRLEEARTASHAPPYDEVVPGSGLYSVSGLLQCPNGMIDVAWAPDGTVMGVGNGDVPTLVLLGGCGPEGCEDCEREMDEMEEAMERERADSPC